Proteins encoded by one window of Enterobacter hormaechei subsp. xiangfangensis:
- the lptC gene encoding LPS export ABC transporter periplasmic protein LptC: protein MSKTRRWVIILLALVALILIGVNLADRDDTQAEVVNTSDPTYKSDHSDTVVYSPEGALNYRLVAQHVEYFSDDGTSWFTQPVLTTFDTDKVPTWSIKSDRAKLTNDRMLYLYGHVEVNALTADAQLRKITTDNAQINLVTQDVTSQDLVTLYGTTFNSSGLRMRGNLRSKNAELIEKVRTSYEIQNKQTQP, encoded by the coding sequence ATGAGTAAAACCAGACGTTGGGTTATCATTCTGCTTGCGCTTGTCGCCCTGATACTGATTGGCGTAAATCTCGCTGACCGCGATGATACGCAAGCGGAAGTGGTTAACACGAGCGACCCGACCTATAAAAGCGATCACAGCGACACCGTGGTCTATAGCCCGGAAGGTGCGCTGAACTATCGCCTCGTTGCTCAGCATGTAGAATATTTTTCAGATGACGGCACCTCGTGGTTTACCCAGCCGGTCCTGACCACCTTTGATACGGACAAAGTGCCGACGTGGTCAATCAAGTCTGACCGGGCAAAACTGACAAATGACCGTATGCTTTACCTGTATGGTCACGTTGAAGTCAACGCCCTGACCGCTGACGCGCAACTGCGAAAAATTACGACGGATAACGCCCAGATCAACCTGGTCACCCAGGATGTCACGTCGCAGGATTTAGTCACCCTGTATGGCACAACATTTAATTCCAGCGGTTTAAGAATGCGCGGGAACTTACGCAGCAAAAACGCCGAGCTGATTGAAAAGGTTAGAACCTCCTATGAAATTCAAAACAAACAAACTCAGCCTTAA
- the lptA gene encoding lipopolysaccharide ABC transporter substrate-binding protein LptA — translation MKFKTNKLSLKVVIASALLAASLPALAVTGDTEQPIHIESDTQSLDMQGNVVTFTGNVVVTQGTIKINADKVVVTRPGGEQGKEIIDGYGNPATFYQMQDNGKPVKGHASHMHYELAKDLVILTGNAYLEQLDSNIKGDKITYLVKEQKMQASSEKGKRVTTVLVPSQLQDKNNGQAPAKKKSN, via the coding sequence ATGAAATTCAAAACAAACAAACTCAGCCTTAAAGTTGTTATCGCCAGCGCGCTGCTGGCGGCCAGTCTTCCCGCGCTTGCTGTGACTGGCGACACCGAACAGCCGATTCATATTGAATCCGATACCCAGTCTCTGGATATGCAGGGTAACGTCGTCACCTTTACCGGCAACGTCGTTGTGACCCAGGGCACCATCAAAATCAACGCCGACAAAGTGGTCGTTACCCGTCCGGGCGGCGAGCAGGGGAAAGAGATTATCGATGGTTATGGCAACCCGGCCACCTTCTACCAGATGCAGGACAACGGCAAGCCGGTGAAAGGCCATGCCTCGCATATGCACTATGAACTGGCGAAGGATCTGGTCATCCTGACCGGTAATGCTTACCTGGAACAGCTGGACAGCAATATCAAAGGCGACAAGATCACTTATCTGGTGAAAGAGCAGAAAATGCAGGCCTCCAGCGAAAAAGGCAAACGCGTCACGACCGTGCTTGTGCCTTCGCAGTTGCAGGACAAGAACAACGGTCAGGCTCCGGCAAAGAAAAAGAGTAACTAA
- the lptB gene encoding LPS export ABC transporter ATP-binding protein, which translates to MATLTAKNLAKAYKGRRVVEDVSLTVNSGEIVGLLGPNGAGKTTTFYMVVGIVPRDAGNIIIDDEDISLLPLHARARRGIGYLPQEASIFRRLSVFDNLMAVLQIRDDLTSEQRTDRANELMEEFHIEHLRDSLGQALSGGERRRVEIARALAANPKFILLDEPFAGVDPISVIDIKRIIEHLRDSGLGVLITDHNVRETLAVCERAYIVSQGHLIAHGTPQQILEDEHVKRVYLGEDFRL; encoded by the coding sequence ATGGCAACTTTAACTGCAAAAAACCTCGCGAAAGCGTATAAGGGCCGCCGCGTCGTCGAAGATGTCAGTCTGACCGTCAACTCCGGCGAAATCGTGGGTTTGCTTGGCCCTAACGGCGCGGGTAAAACTACGACCTTCTACATGGTAGTGGGCATCGTCCCGCGTGACGCCGGCAACATCATTATCGATGATGAAGATATCAGCCTGCTGCCGCTGCATGCCCGCGCGCGTCGTGGCATCGGCTATCTGCCGCAGGAAGCGTCTATCTTCCGCCGCTTAAGCGTGTTCGACAACCTGATGGCCGTGCTCCAGATCCGTGACGATCTGACCAGCGAGCAGCGCACTGACCGTGCGAACGAGCTGATGGAAGAGTTTCATATTGAACACCTTCGCGACAGCCTCGGTCAGGCGCTGTCCGGTGGTGAACGCCGCCGCGTTGAGATTGCGCGCGCGCTGGCAGCAAACCCGAAATTTATCCTGCTGGATGAACCGTTTGCGGGCGTTGACCCCATCTCCGTTATCGATATCAAACGTATCATTGAACACCTGCGCGACAGCGGGCTTGGCGTACTGATCACGGACCACAACGTTCGTGAAACGCTGGCGGTGTGTGAGCGCGCCTACATAGTGAGCCAGGGCCATCTGATTGCCCACGGTACGCCGCAGCAAATCCTCGAGGATGAGCATGTTAAGCGCGTGTACCTTGGGGAAGACTTCAGACTCTGA
- the rpoN gene encoding RNA polymerase factor sigma-54: MKQGLQLRLSQQLAMTPQLQQAIRLLQLSTLELQQELQQALDSNPLLEQTDLHDEVDAQQTQDTETLDSVDALEQKEMPDELPLDASWDEIYTAGTPSGTRADYQDDELPVYQGETTQSLQDYLMWQVELTPFSDTDRAIATSIVDAVDDTGYLTVTLDEILESIGDDEIELEEIEAVLKRVQRFDPIGVAAKDLRDCLLIQLSQFAKETPWIDEARLIISDHLDLLANHDFRTLMRVTRLKEEVLKEAVNLIQSLDPRPGQSIQTSEPEYVIPDVLVRKHNGRWVVELNADSIPRLQINQQYASMCTSARNDADNQYIRSNLQEARWLIKSLESRNDTLLRVSRCIVEQQQAFFEQGEEFMKPMVLADIAQAVEMHESTISRVTTQKYLHSPRGIFELKYFFSSHVNTEGGGEASSTAIRALVKKLIAAENPAKPLSDSKLTTMLSDQGIMVARRTVAKYRESLSIPPSNQRKQLV; encoded by the coding sequence ATGAAGCAAGGTTTGCAATTACGGCTCAGCCAGCAACTGGCCATGACGCCGCAGCTCCAGCAGGCAATCCGTCTGTTGCAGCTGTCCACGTTAGAACTCCAGCAGGAGCTCCAGCAGGCGCTGGACAGCAATCCGCTGCTGGAGCAGACCGATCTTCATGACGAGGTAGACGCCCAGCAGACGCAGGACACAGAAACGCTCGACTCCGTAGATGCACTCGAACAGAAAGAGATGCCGGACGAACTGCCGCTGGATGCCAGCTGGGATGAAATCTACACCGCGGGTACCCCTTCCGGGACGCGTGCAGACTACCAGGACGATGAACTCCCGGTCTACCAGGGCGAAACTACCCAATCGCTTCAGGACTACCTGATGTGGCAGGTGGAGCTGACGCCTTTCTCCGATACCGATCGCGCCATTGCCACCTCGATTGTCGATGCCGTTGACGACACGGGCTATTTGACCGTGACGCTGGACGAGATTCTTGAAAGCATCGGCGATGACGAGATTGAACTGGAAGAGATCGAAGCCGTCCTGAAACGCGTTCAGCGTTTCGACCCGATTGGCGTCGCCGCGAAAGATCTGCGTGACTGCCTTCTGATCCAGCTTTCGCAGTTTGCTAAAGAGACACCGTGGATTGACGAAGCCCGGCTCATCATCAGCGATCATCTGGATCTGCTGGCGAACCACGACTTCCGCACCCTGATGCGCGTCACGCGCCTGAAAGAAGAGGTGCTGAAGGAAGCGGTGAATCTGATCCAGTCACTCGATCCGCGTCCGGGGCAGTCGATTCAGACCAGCGAACCGGAATATGTCATTCCCGATGTGCTGGTGAGAAAACACAATGGCCGCTGGGTCGTTGAACTGAACGCCGACAGCATTCCTCGCCTGCAAATCAACCAGCAATACGCCTCCATGTGCACCAGCGCCCGTAACGACGCTGATAATCAATACATTCGCAGCAACCTTCAGGAAGCACGCTGGTTGATTAAGAGTCTGGAGAGCCGTAATGACACGCTGCTGCGCGTCAGCCGCTGTATTGTCGAACAGCAGCAGGCATTCTTTGAGCAGGGCGAAGAGTTTATGAAACCGATGGTGCTGGCGGACATAGCCCAGGCCGTCGAGATGCATGAATCAACCATTTCCCGCGTGACCACGCAGAAGTATCTGCACAGCCCACGCGGTATTTTTGAGCTTAAGTATTTCTTCTCCAGCCACGTGAACACCGAAGGCGGCGGCGAAGCCTCGTCGACGGCCATTCGCGCACTGGTGAAGAAGTTGATCGCCGCGGAGAACCCCGCGAAGCCACTCAGTGACAGTAAGTTAACCACCATGCTGTCCGATCAGGGTATTATGGTGGCACGTCGTACTGTCGCGAAGTATCGAGAGTCTTTATCCATTCCGCCGTCTAACCAGCGTAAACAACTGGTTTGA
- the hpf gene encoding ribosome hibernation promoting factor, with product MQLNITGHNVEITEALRDFVNTKFAKLEQYFERINQVYVVLKVEKVTHISDATLHVNGGELHASAEGQDMYAAIDGLIDKLARQLNKHKDKLKQH from the coding sequence ATGCAGCTCAATATCACCGGACATAACGTCGAGATTACTGAGGCTTTACGCGATTTTGTAAACACTAAGTTTGCGAAACTCGAGCAGTATTTCGAGAGGATCAACCAGGTCTATGTTGTGTTGAAAGTGGAGAAAGTGACGCATATCTCGGATGCGACCCTGCACGTCAACGGAGGGGAACTCCATGCCAGTGCGGAAGGGCAAGACATGTACGCGGCTATCGACGGCTTGATTGATAAGCTTGCGAGACAGCTCAATAAACATAAAGATAAACTGAAACAACACTAA
- the ptsN gene encoding PTS IIA-like nitrogen regulatory protein PtsN has translation MINNDSALQLSNVLNQDCTRSGVHCQSKKRALEIISELAAKQLGLPPQIVFEAILTREKMGSTGIGNGIAIPHGKLEEDTLRAVGVFVQLETPIAFDAIDNQPVDLLFALLVPADQTKTHLHTLSLVAKRLADKTICRRLRSAQSDEELYQIITEAEGNQDEA, from the coding sequence ATGATAAACAACGATTCCGCTCTTCAACTGAGCAATGTCCTTAACCAGGATTGTACCCGCAGTGGCGTTCACTGCCAGAGCAAAAAACGTGCGCTGGAAATCATCAGTGAGCTGGCCGCAAAACAGCTGGGTCTGCCGCCGCAGATCGTGTTTGAAGCCATTCTGACTCGTGAAAAAATGGGCAGTACCGGCATCGGCAATGGCATTGCGATCCCGCATGGCAAGCTGGAAGAAGATACGCTGCGTGCCGTGGGGGTGTTTGTGCAACTGGAAACGCCTATCGCTTTTGACGCCATTGATAACCAGCCTGTGGATCTGCTCTTCGCGCTGCTGGTTCCTGCCGATCAGACCAAGACCCACCTGCACACGCTGTCGCTGGTTGCCAAACGTCTGGCGGATAAAACCATTTGTCGTCGACTGCGCTCAGCCCAAAGTGATGAAGAGCTTTATCAAATTATCACTGAAGCAGAAGGCAATCAGGATGAGGCATAA
- the rapZ gene encoding RNase adapter RapZ translates to MVLMIVSGRSGSGKSVALRALEDMGFYCVDNLPVVLLPDLARTLADRQISAAVSIDVRNMPESPEIFEQAMNSLPECFSPQLLFLDADRNTLIRRYSDTRRLHPLSSKNLSLESAIDKESDLLEPLRSRADLIVDTSEMSVHELAEMLRTRLLGKRERELTMVFESFGFKHGIPIDADYVFDVRFLPNPHWDPKLRPMTGLDKPVAAFLDRHTEVHNFIYQTRSYLELWLPMLETNNRSYLTVAIGCTGGKHRSVYIAEQLADYFRSRGKNVQSRHRTLEKRKT, encoded by the coding sequence ATGGTGCTGATGATCGTCAGCGGTCGTTCGGGGTCCGGGAAGTCCGTGGCCCTGCGCGCGCTGGAAGACATGGGATTTTACTGTGTAGATAACCTGCCGGTAGTGTTGTTACCCGATCTGGCGCGGACGCTGGCGGACAGGCAAATCTCTGCCGCCGTCAGTATTGACGTGCGTAACATGCCGGAATCGCCGGAAATCTTCGAGCAGGCAATGAACAGCCTGCCGGAATGCTTCTCGCCTCAGCTCTTGTTCCTGGACGCTGACCGCAACACGCTGATCCGCCGTTACAGCGATACACGTCGTTTGCATCCGCTCTCCAGTAAAAATCTTTCGCTGGAAAGCGCCATCGATAAAGAGAGCGATCTGCTTGAGCCGCTGCGTTCGCGGGCCGACCTGATTGTCGACACCTCTGAAATGTCCGTCCACGAGCTGGCGGAAATGCTGCGTACGCGCTTACTCGGCAAGCGCGAGCGTGAACTGACGATGGTGTTTGAATCCTTCGGCTTTAAGCACGGCATACCTATCGATGCGGATTACGTTTTTGATGTGCGTTTCCTGCCGAACCCGCACTGGGATCCGAAACTGCGTCCGATGACCGGTCTGGATAAGCCGGTGGCGGCGTTCCTCGACCGACACACAGAAGTACACAATTTTATCTACCAGACGCGAAGCTACCTTGAGCTATGGTTACCTATGCTGGAAACAAACAATCGCAGCTACCTGACGGTGGCGATTGGCTGTACCGGCGGTAAACATCGTTCGGTCTACATTGCCGAACAGCTGGCCGATTACTTCCGCTCACGCGGGAAGAACGTTCAGTCCCGTCATCGCACGCTGGAAAAACGCAAAACATGA
- the npr gene encoding PTS phosphocarrier protein NPr, translating into MTVKQTVEITNKLGMHARPAMKLFELMQGFDAEVLLRNDEGTEAEANSVIALLMLDSAKGRQIEVEATGPQEEEALAAVIALFNAGFDED; encoded by the coding sequence ATGACCGTAAAACAGACCGTCGAAATCACCAATAAGCTGGGCATGCATGCGCGCCCGGCGATGAAGCTGTTTGAGCTGATGCAGGGTTTTGATGCTGAGGTGCTGCTGCGCAACGACGAGGGAACCGAGGCAGAAGCCAATAGCGTGATCGCCCTGCTGATGCTGGATTCTGCCAAAGGCCGCCAGATTGAAGTTGAAGCCACCGGCCCGCAGGAAGAAGAAGCGCTGGCGGCAGTGATTGCCCTGTTTAACGCCGGGTTTGACGAAGACTAA
- the mtgA gene encoding monofunctional biosynthetic peptidoglycan transglycosylase — protein sequence MSRKLSPGGWLKRILLRIVLVLAVFWGGGIALFSILPVPFSAVMAERQISAWLSGDFGYVAHSDWVGMDEISPWMGLAVIAAEDQKFPEHWGFDVAAIEKALDHNERHENRVRGASTLSQQTVKNLFLWDGRSWVRKGLEAGLTLGVETVWSKKRILTVYLNIAEFGDGVFGVEAASQRYFGKPASRLTMSEAALLAAVLPNPLRFKASTPSGYVRSRQAWIMRQMRQLGGEGFMERNNLM from the coding sequence ATGAGTCGTAAATTATCCCCTGGCGGGTGGTTAAAACGGATCCTGCTGCGTATTGTGCTGGTCCTGGCCGTTTTTTGGGGCGGAGGCATTGCGCTGTTCAGCATCCTGCCCGTCCCGTTCTCCGCCGTGATGGCAGAGCGGCAGATTAGCGCCTGGCTCTCGGGTGATTTTGGCTATGTTGCCCACTCAGACTGGGTCGGCATGGATGAAATCTCCCCGTGGATGGGGCTGGCGGTCATTGCGGCAGAAGATCAGAAATTCCCGGAGCACTGGGGTTTTGACGTGGCGGCTATTGAGAAGGCGCTGGATCATAATGAACGTCATGAAAACCGCGTCCGCGGCGCGTCAACGCTTTCTCAGCAGACGGTAAAAAATCTGTTCTTATGGGACGGTCGCAGCTGGGTAAGAAAAGGGCTGGAGGCCGGGCTGACGCTGGGGGTCGAGACGGTGTGGAGCAAAAAACGCATTTTGACCGTCTACCTGAATATCGCGGAGTTTGGTGACGGCGTGTTTGGCGTCGAAGCGGCATCGCAGCGCTATTTTGGCAAGCCCGCCAGCAGGTTGACTATGTCCGAAGCGGCACTCCTTGCCGCCGTGCTGCCGAACCCGCTGCGTTTTAAGGCCAGCACCCCGTCAGGCTACGTGCGAAGCCGCCAGGCGTGGATTATGCGCCAGATGCGTCAGTTGGGTGGGGAAGGGTTTATGGAGCGAAATAATCTTATGTAG
- the elbB gene encoding isoprenoid biosynthesis glyoxalase ElbB, giving the protein MKKVGVVLSGCGVYDGSEIHETVLTLLALSRQGADVLCFAPDKTQADVMNHLTGEPMAESRNVLIEAARIVRGDIHPLAQADAAELDALIVPGGFGAAKNLSTFATEGAACHVDPDLKALSLAMHAAGKPQGFICIAPAMLPKIFDFPLRLTIGTDIDTAEIIEDMGGEHVPCPVDDIVVDEDNKIITTPAYMLAQNIAEAAAGIEKLVDRVLVLTE; this is encoded by the coding sequence ATGAAGAAAGTGGGTGTCGTGCTGAGCGGATGTGGCGTTTACGATGGTTCAGAGATACACGAAACCGTATTAACGCTGCTGGCATTATCGCGGCAGGGGGCAGACGTTCTCTGCTTCGCGCCGGATAAAACTCAAGCAGACGTAATGAATCATCTTACCGGCGAGCCAATGGCGGAAAGCCGTAACGTGCTGATTGAAGCAGCACGTATTGTGCGTGGAGATATTCATCCGCTGGCACAGGCCGATGCCGCTGAACTTGATGCGCTCATCGTGCCGGGCGGCTTTGGCGCGGCAAAAAACCTGAGCACGTTTGCAACAGAAGGCGCGGCGTGCCATGTCGATCCCGATTTGAAAGCGCTATCGCTGGCGATGCATGCAGCAGGTAAGCCGCAGGGCTTTATCTGCATTGCGCCAGCCATGCTGCCGAAAATTTTTGATTTCCCGCTGCGGCTCACGATCGGAACCGACATTGATACCGCTGAAATTATTGAGGATATGGGCGGCGAGCACGTGCCATGCCCGGTCGACGACATTGTGGTGGATGAGGACAACAAAATCATCACCACGCCGGCGTATATGCTGGCGCAGAATATCGCTGAGGCTGCCGCAGGCATTGAAAAGCTGGTGGACAGAGTGCTGGTTCTTACCGAATGA
- the arcB gene encoding aerobic respiration two-component sensor histidine kinase ArcB, with protein sequence MKQIRMLAQYYVDLMMKLGLVRFSMLLALALVVLAIVVQMAVTMVLHGQVESIDVIRSIFFGLLITPWAVYFLSVVVEQLEESRQRLSKLVDKLEEMRERDLKLNVQLKDNIAQLNQEISDREKAEAERQTTLEQLKIEMKEREVTQIQLEQQSSFLRSFLDASPDLVFYRNEDKEFSGCNRAMELLTGKSEKQLIHLKPQDVYSEEAAAKVMETDEKVFRHNVSLTYEQWLDYPDGRKACFEIRKVPYYDRVGKRHGLMGFGRDITERKRYQDALERASRDKTTFISTISHELRTPLNGIVGLSRILLDTELTSEQEKYLKTIHVSAVTLGNIFNDIIDMDKMERRKVQLDNQPVDFTGFLADLENLSGLQAQQKGLSFVMEPTLPLPHKVVTDGTRLRQILWNLISNAVKFTQKGQVAVRIRYDEGDMLHFEVEDSGIGIPQEEQDKIFAMYYQVKDSHGGKPATGTGIGLAVSKRLAKSMGGDITVASQPGKGSTFTLTVHAPAVAEEVEDTFENDDMPLPALHVLLVEDIELNVIVARSVLEKLGNSVDVAMTGKAALEMFTPGEYDLVLLDIQLPDMTGLDISRELTRKYAPDELPPLVALTANVLKDKKEYLEAGMDDVLSKPLAVPALTAMIKKFWDTCDEEESTMTSVDSAKAQTILDTAMLEQYIDLVGPKLITDGLAVFEKMMPGYLNVLESNLTARDQKGIVEEGHKIKGAAGSVGLRHLQQLGQQIQSPDLPAWEDNVGDWVEEMKQEWQNDVAVLKAWVDARKK encoded by the coding sequence ATGAAGCAAATTCGAATGCTGGCCCAGTACTACGTCGACCTGATGATGAAGCTCGGGCTGGTGCGTTTTTCCATGCTGCTGGCGCTGGCGCTGGTCGTTCTGGCCATTGTCGTGCAAATGGCCGTGACCATGGTTCTGCATGGTCAGGTCGAGAGCATCGACGTGATCCGCTCTATTTTCTTTGGCCTGCTGATCACCCCATGGGCGGTCTATTTCCTCTCCGTGGTGGTTGAGCAGCTGGAAGAGTCCCGACAGCGTTTATCGAAACTGGTGGATAAGCTGGAAGAGATGCGCGAGCGCGATCTTAAACTCAACGTTCAGCTCAAGGACAACATTGCCCAGCTGAATCAGGAAATTTCAGACCGTGAGAAGGCGGAAGCCGAGCGTCAGACCACGCTTGAGCAGCTGAAAATTGAGATGAAAGAGCGCGAAGTCACGCAGATCCAGCTTGAACAGCAATCCTCTTTCCTGCGCTCGTTCCTCGATGCGTCGCCGGATCTGGTGTTCTACCGTAATGAAGATAAAGAGTTCTCCGGCTGTAACCGGGCCATGGAACTGTTGACCGGGAAAAGCGAAAAACAGCTGATCCACCTGAAACCTCAGGATGTCTATTCCGAAGAGGCGGCAGCAAAAGTGATGGAGACGGATGAAAAGGTCTTCCGCCATAACGTTTCGCTGACCTATGAGCAGTGGCTGGACTACCCCGACGGGCGCAAAGCCTGCTTTGAGATCCGCAAAGTACCTTATTACGACCGGGTGGGTAAACGTCATGGTCTGATGGGCTTTGGCCGTGATATCACCGAGCGTAAGCGCTATCAGGATGCGCTGGAGCGCGCCAGCCGGGATAAAACAACTTTCATCTCCACCATCAGCCATGAACTGCGCACCCCGCTGAATGGCATTGTGGGGCTGAGCCGCATTCTGCTGGATACCGAGCTGACCAGCGAGCAGGAAAAATACCTCAAAACGATCCACGTCTCGGCGGTCACGCTGGGCAATATCTTCAATGATATTATCGACATGGATAAGATGGAGCGCCGTAAAGTTCAGCTCGACAACCAGCCGGTTGATTTTACAGGCTTCCTTGCGGACCTGGAGAACCTGTCAGGTTTGCAGGCCCAGCAAAAAGGGTTGAGCTTTGTGATGGAGCCGACGCTGCCGCTGCCGCATAAAGTGGTGACGGACGGCACGCGGCTGCGTCAGATCCTGTGGAACCTCATCAGCAATGCCGTGAAGTTTACCCAGAAGGGGCAGGTTGCGGTGCGCATTCGCTATGACGAAGGCGACATGCTGCACTTTGAAGTTGAGGACTCGGGTATCGGCATTCCTCAGGAAGAGCAGGATAAGATCTTCGCCATGTATTATCAGGTTAAAGACAGCCACGGCGGTAAACCGGCGACCGGTACGGGCATTGGCCTGGCGGTGTCGAAACGTCTGGCGAAAAGTATGGGCGGGGATATCACCGTTGCCAGCCAGCCGGGTAAAGGCTCCACCTTTACGCTTACCGTCCACGCGCCTGCCGTGGCGGAAGAGGTGGAAGATACGTTTGAGAACGACGATATGCCGCTGCCAGCCCTGCACGTCCTGCTGGTGGAAGATATTGAGCTGAACGTCATTGTCGCCCGGTCGGTACTGGAAAAACTCGGTAACAGCGTGGATGTGGCGATGACCGGCAAAGCCGCGCTGGAGATGTTCACGCCGGGCGAGTACGACCTGGTGCTGCTCGATATTCAGCTACCGGACATGACCGGACTGGATATCTCCCGCGAGCTGACGCGCAAATATGCTCCTGACGAGCTGCCGCCGCTGGTGGCGTTGACCGCAAACGTGCTGAAAGATAAAAAAGAGTACCTCGAGGCCGGAATGGACGATGTGCTCAGCAAGCCGCTGGCGGTACCTGCCCTGACGGCGATGATCAAGAAGTTCTGGGATACCTGTGATGAAGAGGAGAGCACCATGACGTCTGTTGATAGCGCCAAAGCCCAAACGATACTGGATACCGCCATGCTGGAGCAGTATATCGATCTGGTAGGACCAAAACTGATCACCGATGGCCTGGCCGTGTTCGAAAAAATGATGCCGGGCTATCTGAACGTGCTCGAATCCAACCTGACGGCGCGTGACCAGAAGGGCATCGTCGAAGAGGGACATAAAATCAAAGGCGCGGCAGGATCGGTCGGGTTACGTCATCTCCAGCAACTGGGCCAACAGATTCAGTCGCCTGATTTACCTGCCTGGGAAGATAATGTAGGTGATTGGGTCGAAGAGATGAAACAGGAGTGGCAAAACGATGTGGCAGTGCTGAAAGCTTGGGTAGATGCCAGAAAAAAATGA